GATCGGGACCGGCCGGAGGGCTCGGTCGGGCCGCCTGGCCAGGGTGACCAGGATGTTGACGGTGAACAGGAAGAGCCCGAGGACGATGAGTAGCTTGAAGAACCACGGCGCTTCGAGGTACTCCCGGCCCTCGGTGAAGCCGAGGGCCAGCGCCCCGATCGTCCCGATCAGGGCGGCCGCGCTCAGCCAGAACTGAGCCATGGCCAGGCGGCGGCTCCAGATGGGCGTCCGGAGATCGTGGATGAGGAAGTAGTAGGTTGCTCCCATCAGGCCGACGGCCGGCCAGAAGACGGCCAGGTTCAGGTGGATGGCCCGGCCGCGCTCGGCGGCCACCGGCATCGCCAGGTTGGGCAGGACCAGGTGGAGCGCCCCGAGGTTGGCCAGGGTCACCTGGAAGGAGAAGAACGCCAGGACGGCCAGGGCATAGGGGACGGCCACCCGGGCCGATCGGTCAAGGTCGGACGGGGAGGCGGGGGGTCCCGGGCGGTCGGCACGGGTCCGGGGATGGCGGCCGCCAGCGGTCCGACTCCCGGCGGAGCCGCCGCTCACGGTTCCGCCCCCTTCGACCGGGCCGGATTGGCGTCCCACCCGGTCGGGACCGCCGCCGTGTACCGGAACAACTCCACGACCGCCTCGGCCTCGGTCCGGGTCAGGACCAGGTGGGCCGTTTGCCTGGTCGGCCGAACGACCTTCCCGGTGGTCAGCCAGTCGACCAGCCAGGCCTCGGTCCGCCGGTCGGTCACCCGGGTCAGGTCGGGGGCGCTGTAGCCGCCGTTGCCGAAAAGGGTGTGGCACTCGACGCAGCCGGCCCGTTGCCAGGCCTCCTTGCCGGTCAGGACGGCTTCGGGGACCTCCAGGTCCAAGTGGCCGAGGCTCAACAGGTTCAGGCCGACGAAGACGGCCGCCGAGACGACGGCAACGCCGCTGAAGACGACGCCGTAGACTCGGGCCGTGCGGGTCGGAGCCCTGGTCTGTTTGGACGAAGCCCCGGTCTGTTGGGACGAAGCCGCCACGACCACCCCTCCGAGGGCATTGTCTCCGCCGCCGGGAAAGGCCATGCGTGGGGTGGAGCCAGCGCGAAGCCCGCCGTCCGGTGACCGGCCGGCTCTGGAATAGGCGGGCCTGGCGAGGGGATATTAACCGCCGAAGGGGGGTGTTTCCAAGTGGTCGGTGACGCTGCTGAGCGGGTCGTCCAGGCGACTCGGACCCAAATGGCCCGGACCGCGGCGGCCAGGGCGCCCAGGCCGAAGAAGGAGAAGCCCGAGACGCCGCAGGACCGCCTGAAGAAACGGGTCGCCGATGAGCTGGGCTTGATGGAAAAGGTCCGCCAGGGCGGGTGGGGCAACCTGACCGCCGCCGAGACCGGGCGGATCGGAGGGATCATGACCAGACTCACCAGGCGGGGTCTTTTGAAGCCGGAGGAAATGGCTTCGGCGGGGGAGAAGGTTTAGAGGGTAGGGCGCTGTGGCTGTGTCGCGGGCCGACCGGGCCCCGGGCCAATCGCCCGATCTTCAAGCAGCCGTCCCCGCAAAGGTCAAGGGCCTGCTACCCAAGCAGGCCCTTTGTCACACCCCTGAGCGACTTGCCATATAGTAAGCTAGCAATGGCTCGGGGGTATGTCGTTTGTCCCTTCTTTCCTCAGCCGTCCTGGCCCTGGCTCTGAGCCTGGATAGCCTGGGCGTCGGCACGGCCTACGGTTTCCGAAGGATCCGCGTGCCCATCTCTTCCGTCCTCCTCATCAGCCTGACCTCGGGAGCCGTCTTCGGCCTGGCCATGCTGGTCGGACGGCTGGTCTCGACGGTGGCCGCGGCCCATCTGGCCAAGGTCATTGGTTCCGCCTTCCTGATCGTCCTTGGCACCTGGGTCTTCGTCCAGGCCTGGGCCGAGCGGGCGGCCCACCGGGGCGAGGCCGGGCAGGACGGCCGGGTCGAAATCGCCTCCCTCTATCTGCGGTCGGCGGGGCTGGTGGTCAAGATCCTCCACGACCCGACCGCCGCCGACGTCGATCATTCCGGGGTAATCACCCAGTCCGAGGCCTTCATCCTCGGCCTGACCCTGGCCTTGGACTCGGCCGGCGCCGGGTTCGGCGCCGCCCTGGCCGGCTGGATGCCCCCATGGACGCCGCTCTTTGTCGCCCTGGCCGGATTCGTCTGCCTATCGGCCGGTCTCCTCTGCGCCTCGCGGGCCTCCGAATCGACGTTCCTGGTGGAGCAACGGCTGGCCGGCTTCCTGCCGGGTCTGGTCCTCGTCGGACTGGGGGTCTGGAGGCTGATTTGAGGGACTTCCAGACGGCCGAAACGTGGCGCCGTACCGCACCGCGCCACACCGCGCCGCACCGCGCCACACCGCGCCACACCGCGCCGCACCGCATCGCCCGTGGACAAGCCCGGCGACGGGCAGGATACCGCGAAAACCCGCCGAAATATCGACTCAGTGGGAGGGGGTCACCGCATGCCGACCGCGCGGGCTGCCGCCGTGGAGTACCTGGCGGCAGCTGTTCAGTTTGAGCCGACCATCTTCGACAAGGCGGGCAACCTCGAGCGTCTGGAGGCCCTGGTGGCCGAGGCGGCCGAGGCCGGCGCCCGGCTCGTCGTCCTGCCGGAGATGGCCACCACCGGCTACGTCTTCACCGGGCGTGAGGAAATCAAGGACCTGGTCGAGCCGCTTCCCGGCCCGACCACCAAGTTCCTTGCCGGGCTGGCGGCCAGGCATCGGGTCCACTTGGTGGCCGGATTGGCGGAGGTCGACCCGACCACCGACTTCTACTACAACTCGGCGGTCCTGGTCGGTCCGGACGGGGGCCTCGCCGGCCGCTACCGGAAGCTCCATTCATTCATCAACGAAACCGCCTGGGCCAAGGACGGCGACCTCGGGCCGATCGTCATCCCGACTGAGCTGGGCCGGATCGGCCTGCTCATCTGCAATGACGCCAACTTCTTCGAGGCGGCCCGGCTGGAGGCCTTGGCCGGCGCGGACCTGATCGCCTTTCCCACCAACTGGCTCGGGCCCGCGCCCAGCCGAAAGTGGCGGGCCAGGGCCCTGGAGAATGGCGTCTACCTGGTCTCTGCCAACCGCTGGGGGACCGAACGGGGAGCCAGGTTCGCCGGCGGGAGTTGCGTCATCGACCCCCTTGGTGGGCTGGTCGGAGTCCGCGAGACCGGGGACGGGGTGGTCCTTGGCCGGATCTCCCTCGAACTGGCCAGGCACAAGGCCCTGGAAGGAGTGGGCGACCGCCTGACCATCCGGCGTCCCGGGGAGTACCACCGGCTGGTCATCCACTCCCACCTATGGCACCATCGGCACACCTTCGGCCGGTTGTCGACCGGGAAGCCGCTGGTCGGCGTGGTCCAGGTGGGCGGCGACGACGCCCTCGCGGCGGTCCGGCGGATGCTGGGCGAGGCGGTCGCGGGCCCGGGCACGGACCGCGCCCCCGACCCGTTACCCGCCCCCGACCTCGTCGTCCTTCCCGACCTATCCGGCGTCGCCCCGGCCGAGGCCCTGCCGACGGGCCCCGTCTTCCAAGAGGTCCTCGCCCTGGCCCGCCGGCACGGGACCTTCATCGTCTACGGAGCCCGGGAGGTCGATGGCGGGCGCCGTTTCCGGACCGCCATCCTGGTCGGCCCCGACGGGCTGCTCGGGCGCTACCGCTCCATCCATGTCACTCCGGGTGACAGACTCGACCCCGGCGACCTCGGCTTTCCCGGATTCGACCTGCCCTTCGGACGAGTCGGGCTGCTCCTGGGGGCCGACCTCTATGTCCCCGAGGCCGCCCGTTGCCTGGCCAAGATCGGGGTCGACCTGATCTGCGTGTCGGCCGCCCTGACCCGCCCAGAAGCCGAGAGCCACATCCTGGCCGAGGACCGGGCCACCACCGACCATGTCTACCTGGCCATGGCTAACCTGACCGGACTGGGTCCCGGGAGCGCCATCTACGCCCACGCCGAGGCGGAGCAACCCTCGCCCGAGGTCCACCTCCCGCCCGAGGGCGACGGGTACGGGCAGATCAGCCTGGAGATCGCCGACGACTCCCCGGTCCGTCAGAAGGAGTACCTACGCAAGCTCCAGCCGTTTTGGTACACCCCGCTCGTGCGGCCGGGCTCACCCGGCCGGGGCGGTCGCGAGTCATGAAGGGCGGGGAGAAGATGGGAACAGGTCGACCGGCCCAAGGCGTCGAGCGGATTACCGGGGGCGAGCCGGCGCCGAGGAAGACCCGTCTGACCATCCTCGGACGTTGTTCTCCCTTCCCGGGCACGGCCGGGGGGTGTCCCGGCTACTTGCTGGAGAGTGGCGGGGTCAAGGTCCTCGTCGACTGCGGGCCCGGCACCCTGGGGCGCCTGGCCCCCCGGCTGAAGGATCTGAGCCACCGGTCCACGACCGCCAGTCCCTATGCGGGTCTCGATGCCGTGGTCGTCAGTCACCTCCACGCCGACCACTTCAGCGAATTGCTCAGCCTCCGCTACGCTATCGACGCGGACATCCGCGACGGGTATCGGAAGGATCGGCTGGCCGTCCACGTCCCGCCTGAGCCCGAGGCCGAGCGGGCGGTCCTCGATTATCCGCGAGCCCTCGACCTGGCGACCATCGACGAGTCCAGTCAGTTGGCCATCGGCCCCCTGGCGTTCAGCTTCAGACGGACCAATCACCCCGTCCATTGCCTGGCGATGAAGATCCGGGCCGGCGGGTCGACTCTGGTCTACACGGCCGACACCGGCTGGGACGACGACCTCATGGTCTGGGCGGGTCATCCGTCCAGCCCGGACCTGCTTCTCGTGGAGGCCAGCCTGCAGGAGGCCAGCGCCCATCGGCGCGACCTCGGCCACCTGACCGCCCGCGAAGCCGGGTGTTTCGGGCGGGGGACCGGCGCCGGGCTGACCATCCTGACCCACCTCTACCCGGAGTTCGACCTCGAAGTCAGCCGGCGTGAGGCCGAGAAGGGGGCCGGGTCGGCCCGGACGGTCATCCCGGTCGAGGGTCAGGAATTCACCTTCTGAGCCGAGGCCCAGGTCCCCGGGTTAACAGGAAAGCCCACCGTCGGATAGAATAGACGTTAGCTGAAGGGAGAGATGACCAATGGAACTGTCCCAGCGGGTGAGGCAAATCGCCCCGTCGGCCACTCTGGCCATGGATGCCAAGGCCAAGCAGATGGAGAAAGACGGGTTTGAAGTCGTCAACTTCACCGTCGGCGAGCCGGACTTCGACACCCCGAAGTTCGTCAAGGAAGGGGCTCAGAGGGCCATCGAGGAAGGCTTCACCAAGTACACGGCGGCGGCGGGAATCATGGAACTCCGCCAGGCCATCTGCAAGAAGCTCAAGGACGACAACGGCCTCGACTTCAAGCCCAACCAGATCGTCACCTCAAACGGGGCCAAGCACTCCCTGTACAATTCCTATCAAGCCCTCTGCAACCCGGGCGACGAGGTCATCCTCCAGGCCCCCTACTGGGTGAGCTACCCCGAGATCATCAGGCTGGCCGGGGGCGTCCCGGTGGTCATCGAGACCGGCGAGAAGGACGGCTTCAAGATGACCCCGGCGGCCATCGAAGCCAAGTTGACCAAGAAGACCAAGGTCATCAACCTCAACAGCCCCGGCAACCCGACGGGCGCGATGTACAACGCGGCCGAACTCAAGGCCATCGCCGACTTGGCCGTGGCCCACAATCTGTACGTCGTCAGTGACGAGGTCTACGAGAAGCTGGTCTACGACGGGCTGACCCATACCAGCATCGCCAGCTTCGGCCCGGAGATCAAGGCCCGGACGGTGGTCATCAACGGCCTCTCCAAGGCCTACGCGATGACCGGCTGGCGGATGGGCTACTGCGCCTGCGAGCCCGAGCTGGCCCAGGCCATGTCCAACCTGCAGGGCCACATGACCTCCAACCCCAGCTCGATCACCCAGCGGGCGAGCCTGACCGCCCTGACCGGACCGCAGGAGTTCGTCCGCGAGATGGTCAAGGAGTTCGCCCGTCGCCGCGACTACATGGTCGAGCGGATCAAGACCCTGCCCGGCTTCAGCACCGTCACCCCGCGGGGCGCCTTCTACGTCTTCCCTAGCGTCAAGGGGTGGATCGGGCGCACCGCCGGCGGCGTGAAGATCAAGACGGCCGACGACCTGTCCGCCCTCATCCTGGAGAAGGCTCAGGCGGCGACTGTCCCCGGGAGCGGGTTCGGGGCCCCCGACTACATCCGCTTCTCCTACTCGACTTCCATGCAACGGATCAAGGTCGGTTTCGACCGCATTGAGAAAGTCCTCAAGGAGTTGTGGTAGACACGGAACCGTCGACCGCCGTCAAGGCCGGCCTCGCCCGGCTCGGGCGCGAGGACCTGGCCGTCATCGGCCTCGGCCGGAATAACCTGGCCCTGGTCCGCTTCCTACTGAGGCAGGGGGCCCGGGTGACCGTCTTCGACCGCAAGAGCCGGGCCGACCTGGCCGCCCGCTTGGCCGAACTGGGCCCGGACCTGAAGGACAGCCCCCGCCTGTCGCTCTCCGTCGGCCCCGGGTACCTCGACCGGCTCAGGGGCTTCGACCGCGTCTTCCTGACCCCGGGGATGAAGAAGGACCTTCCCGAGATCAAGGCCGCGGCCACGGCCGGGTCGGTCATCACCGGCGACTTCGAGCTCTTCTTCGCGTTCTGCGCCGCCCCGATCACGGCCATCACCGGCAGTGCCGGGAAGACCACCACGACCACCCTCTGCGGCCTCATCCTCCAGGCGCAATACGCCGGGCAAAAGCCCGTCTACGTAGGCGGGAACATTGGCCGGCCGCTGATCGACCGGGTCCTCGAGATCCCCCCGGAGGCCGAGGTCGTCCTCGAGCTCTCCAGCTATCAGCTCCAGTTGGTGACCCGCAGCCCGGAGGTGGGGGCGATC
This genomic window from Bacillota bacterium contains:
- a CDS encoding c-type cytochrome; the encoded protein is MAASSQQTGASSKQTRAPTRTARVYGVVFSGVAVVSAAVFVGLNLLSLGHLDLEVPEAVLTGKEAWQRAGCVECHTLFGNGGYSAPDLTRVTDRRTEAWLVDWLTTGKVVRPTRQTAHLVLTRTEAEAVVELFRYTAAVPTGWDANPARSKGAEP
- a CDS encoding small, acid-soluble spore protein, alpha/beta type, producing MVGDAAERVVQATRTQMARTAAARAPRPKKEKPETPQDRLKKRVADELGLMEKVRQGGWGNLTAAETGRIGGIMTRLTRRGLLKPEEMASAGEKV
- the ytaF gene encoding sporulation membrane protein YtaF is translated as MSLLSSAVLALALSLDSLGVGTAYGFRRIRVPISSVLLISLTSGAVFGLAMLVGRLVSTVAAAHLAKVIGSAFLIVLGTWVFVQAWAERAAHRGEAGQDGRVEIASLYLRSAGLVVKILHDPTAADVDHSGVITQSEAFILGLTLALDSAGAGFGAALAGWMPPWTPLFVALAGFVCLSAGLLCASRASESTFLVEQRLAGFLPGLVLVGLGVWRLI
- a CDS encoding nitrilase-related carbon-nitrogen hydrolase is translated as MPTARAAAVEYLAAAVQFEPTIFDKAGNLERLEALVAEAAEAGARLVVLPEMATTGYVFTGREEIKDLVEPLPGPTTKFLAGLAARHRVHLVAGLAEVDPTTDFYYNSAVLVGPDGGLAGRYRKLHSFINETAWAKDGDLGPIVIPTELGRIGLLICNDANFFEAARLEALAGADLIAFPTNWLGPAPSRKWRARALENGVYLVSANRWGTERGARFAGGSCVIDPLGGLVGVRETGDGVVLGRISLELARHKALEGVGDRLTIRRPGEYHRLVIHSHLWHHRHTFGRLSTGKPLVGVVQVGGDDALAAVRRMLGEAVAGPGTDRAPDPLPAPDLVVLPDLSGVAPAEALPTGPVFQEVLALARRHGTFIVYGAREVDGGRRFRTAILVGPDGLLGRYRSIHVTPGDRLDPGDLGFPGFDLPFGRVGLLLGADLYVPEAARCLAKIGVDLICVSAALTRPEAESHILAEDRATTDHVYLAMANLTGLGPGSAIYAHAEAEQPSPEVHLPPEGDGYGQISLEIADDSPVRQKEYLRKLQPFWYTPLVRPGSPGRGGRES
- a CDS encoding MBL fold metallo-hydrolase produces the protein MGTGRPAQGVERITGGEPAPRKTRLTILGRCSPFPGTAGGCPGYLLESGGVKVLVDCGPGTLGRLAPRLKDLSHRSTTASPYAGLDAVVVSHLHADHFSELLSLRYAIDADIRDGYRKDRLAVHVPPEPEAERAVLDYPRALDLATIDESSQLAIGPLAFSFRRTNHPVHCLAMKIRAGGSTLVYTADTGWDDDLMVWAGHPSSPDLLLVEASLQEASAHRRDLGHLTAREAGCFGRGTGAGLTILTHLYPEFDLEVSRREAEKGAGSARTVIPVEGQEFTF
- a CDS encoding pyridoxal phosphate-dependent aminotransferase, which codes for MELSQRVRQIAPSATLAMDAKAKQMEKDGFEVVNFTVGEPDFDTPKFVKEGAQRAIEEGFTKYTAAAGIMELRQAICKKLKDDNGLDFKPNQIVTSNGAKHSLYNSYQALCNPGDEVILQAPYWVSYPEIIRLAGGVPVVIETGEKDGFKMTPAAIEAKLTKKTKVINLNSPGNPTGAMYNAAELKAIADLAVAHNLYVVSDEVYEKLVYDGLTHTSIASFGPEIKARTVVINGLSKAYAMTGWRMGYCACEPELAQAMSNLQGHMTSNPSSITQRASLTALTGPQEFVREMVKEFARRRDYMVERIKTLPGFSTVTPRGAFYVFPSVKGWIGRTAGGVKIKTADDLSALILEKAQAATVPGSGFGAPDYIRFSYSTSMQRIKVGFDRIEKVLKELW